A DNA window from Prosthecobacter debontii contains the following coding sequences:
- a CDS encoding SGNH/GDSL hydrolase family protein: MKLRHLLLSLPFAASLLIHAADPAPKKSAPHPSVVPVDDVPGLPRVLLIGDSISMGYTLPTRKLLEGFANVHRIPQNGGPTKNGVANMEKWLGSGLWDVIHFNWGIHDLKIMPDGKRQVEPADYEANLRKLVARMQKTGARLIWASITPIPQGPLIPPREFGQVAEYNQIAEKVMKENGVTVNDLNAWITPKLAVMQKPQDVHYHDSGSEYLAQKVAQEIKAALAKERK; encoded by the coding sequence ATGAAGCTCCGCCATTTGCTCTTGTCGCTGCCCTTTGCCGCCAGTCTTTTGATTCACGCTGCCGACCCGGCACCCAAGAAGTCAGCTCCGCATCCTTCAGTGGTGCCGGTCGATGACGTGCCGGGTTTGCCTCGTGTGTTGCTCATCGGTGACTCCATTTCCATGGGATATACCTTGCCCACACGGAAGCTGCTGGAAGGTTTCGCCAATGTGCATCGCATCCCCCAAAACGGTGGTCCCACAAAGAATGGTGTGGCGAACATGGAGAAGTGGCTAGGCTCTGGCCTCTGGGATGTCATCCACTTCAACTGGGGAATTCACGATCTGAAGATCATGCCGGATGGCAAGCGCCAAGTGGAGCCTGCTGACTATGAGGCCAATCTACGCAAGCTTGTCGCCCGGATGCAGAAAACGGGGGCACGCTTGATCTGGGCCTCCATTACCCCGATCCCGCAAGGCCCGCTCATCCCACCTCGTGAATTTGGCCAAGTGGCGGAATACAATCAGATCGCTGAAAAAGTGATGAAGGAAAACGGAGTGACGGTCAATGATCTCAATGCCTGGATCACCCCTAAACTTGCGGTAATGCAGAAGCCACAGGATGTGCACTATCACGATAGCGGCTCTGAGTATCTTGCCCAAAAGGTGGCGCAGGAGATCAAGGCGGCGTTAGCAAAGGAGCGGAAGTAG
- the dprA gene encoding DNA-processing protein DprA: protein MTRTEAYLALNLIPQVGPVRIRRLIQALGSPESVLSASVSDLLRVEGIGSAQAEAIHQWDREGHLEKELQKVRQRGLTLLTQEDDLYPPLLKQVHDAPVLLYVWGELQKRDHHAIGVVGSRHATIYGMNATKKLSFQIAYTGYTVISGLARGIDTAAHEAALAAKGRTVAVIGSGIGRLYPPENKALAERIAQQGAVISEYPVDRPADRQTFPYRNRVVAGWGSGLLVVEAPVKSGSLITAQQAAEQGRTVYAVPGPIDKPTSSGCNRLIQQGAKLVMDGADILDDLMVLFPTAPTAPKVEPPPPAVTLTLDEQILFNALTSDELHIDELTSRSGLAPGTVNVNLMRLEMKRLIRALPGRRYVRVN, encoded by the coding sequence ATGACCCGCACTGAAGCCTACCTAGCCTTGAACCTGATCCCCCAGGTAGGTCCGGTGCGTATCCGGCGCTTGATTCAGGCTCTGGGATCTCCTGAGAGCGTGCTATCGGCTTCCGTATCGGATCTGCTCCGGGTGGAGGGCATCGGTTCAGCTCAAGCCGAGGCCATTCATCAGTGGGACCGGGAAGGCCACCTGGAGAAGGAACTCCAGAAAGTCCGACAGCGGGGTCTGACCTTACTGACTCAAGAGGATGATCTTTATCCTCCTCTGCTCAAACAGGTGCATGATGCACCGGTGCTACTCTATGTCTGGGGAGAGCTCCAGAAACGGGATCACCATGCCATCGGTGTCGTCGGCAGCCGTCATGCCACGATCTATGGCATGAATGCGACCAAAAAACTGAGCTTTCAGATCGCCTACACGGGCTACACGGTGATCAGCGGGCTCGCACGAGGCATTGATACCGCTGCCCACGAAGCAGCCTTGGCGGCCAAGGGGCGCACCGTCGCGGTGATCGGTTCTGGCATCGGCAGGCTATATCCGCCTGAGAACAAGGCCCTGGCTGAACGCATCGCCCAGCAGGGTGCCGTCATCAGTGAGTATCCGGTGGACCGGCCTGCTGACCGCCAGACTTTTCCGTATCGCAATCGTGTGGTGGCAGGCTGGGGCAGTGGCTTACTCGTCGTCGAAGCCCCAGTCAAAAGCGGTTCTCTCATCACCGCCCAGCAGGCAGCGGAACAAGGCCGCACGGTCTATGCCGTGCCGGGGCCGATTGATAAACCCACCTCATCAGGCTGCAATCGCCTCATTCAACAGGGGGCGAAGCTGGTGATGGATGGGGCAGACATTCTCGACGACCTGATGGTGCTCTTTCCTACCGCACCCACGGCCCCGAAAGTCGAGCCGCCACCTCCTGCCGTGACCTTGACGCTGGATGAACAAATCCTCTTCAATGCCTTAACCTCGGACGAACTTCACATCGACGAGTTGACCTCCCGCTCTGGGCTGGCCCCTGGCACAGTGAACGTCAATCTGATGCGCCTGGAGATGAAACGCCTCATCCGCGCCCTCCCCGGGCGGCGATATGTGCGCGTAAATTGA
- a CDS encoding glycosyltransferase family 4 protein — translation MRILHLTPGTGNFHCGSCLRDNALIKALRARGHDALMAPLYLPLVTDREVANPEIGIRVGGISLYLQQKLPWFRYVPRAVHRWLDKPERLRFAAKFMGMTSAKDLGEMALGALEGESGRQWPEWQRLIEWIRTEGKPDVVSLSNSLLMGLCPTIERDLGIPVVVSLQGEDSFLDTLIDPYREQCWAAMRSNAQHVSQFVAPSRFYAQVMQEKLGVSADKISVVYNGLDANSFGVADPDPNWPVIGYFARMIHGKGLTTLVDAFIELCRRGSVPRVKLKIGGAKTAGDEKYVNELQKKLRDAGLEKRVEWHPNVNFSDKVKFFRNLTVMSVPATYGEAFGLYILEAMASGVPVVQPEHGAFPELIAASGGGVTCTPDDPKALADALATLLQDDHQREQLTNRGLAGVRNEFSAARMAERFDAVLAQVRPS, via the coding sequence ATGCGCATCCTTCATCTCACGCCCGGAACCGGCAACTTTCACTGCGGAAGTTGCCTGCGAGACAATGCGCTTATCAAAGCGCTACGCGCTCGGGGACACGATGCCTTGATGGCCCCGCTTTACCTGCCCCTCGTCACCGACCGCGAGGTGGCAAATCCCGAGATCGGCATCCGGGTCGGCGGCATTTCGCTTTATCTTCAACAGAAGCTTCCCTGGTTCCGCTATGTGCCGCGTGCCGTGCATCGCTGGTTGGACAAACCGGAGCGCCTGCGCTTTGCCGCCAAGTTCATGGGGATGACCAGCGCCAAAGACCTGGGGGAAATGGCCCTGGGTGCCTTGGAGGGAGAATCGGGTCGTCAATGGCCTGAGTGGCAGCGTTTGATCGAGTGGATCCGCACTGAAGGAAAGCCCGATGTGGTCTCGCTCTCCAACAGCCTGCTTATGGGCCTTTGCCCCACGATTGAGCGTGACTTGGGCATCCCTGTGGTGGTTTCCCTGCAAGGAGAGGATTCCTTCCTCGACACCCTCATTGATCCCTATCGCGAGCAATGCTGGGCCGCCATGCGTAGCAATGCTCAACATGTCTCTCAGTTCGTTGCTCCCAGCCGCTTCTACGCTCAGGTCATGCAGGAAAAGCTGGGGGTCAGCGCGGATAAAATTTCGGTGGTTTACAATGGCCTGGATGCCAATTCCTTCGGCGTCGCTGATCCAGATCCAAACTGGCCGGTGATCGGCTATTTCGCGCGCATGATCCATGGTAAAGGCCTCACGACCCTTGTGGATGCCTTCATCGAGCTCTGCCGCCGCGGCAGCGTGCCACGGGTGAAGCTGAAGATCGGGGGAGCGAAAACCGCCGGAGACGAGAAGTATGTGAATGAACTCCAGAAAAAGCTGCGTGATGCCGGTCTGGAAAAACGGGTGGAATGGCATCCCAATGTCAACTTCTCAGATAAGGTGAAGTTCTTCCGCAATCTCACGGTGATGTCCGTGCCAGCTACCTACGGAGAGGCCTTTGGTCTTTACATCCTGGAAGCCATGGCCAGCGGCGTGCCTGTGGTGCAGCCTGAGCATGGAGCCTTCCCCGAACTCATCGCTGCCTCCGGTGGCGGGGTGACCTGCACGCCCGATGATCCAAAGGCGCTCGCGGACGCACTGGCCACCTTGCTGCAAGATGATCATCAACGCGAACAACTGACCAACCGTGGCCTTGCTGGAGTGCGCAATGAATTCAGTGCTGCCCGCATGGCCGAGCGTTTCGACGCTGTGTTGGCTCAGGTCCGGCCTTCTTAA
- a CDS encoding NfeD family protein produces MKSPLLQCLLLGLTLLISLQSPAVGAEAESYKGKVVVIPVGEEDLIARARFEFMSRTLERCSQEGAEAVIFDLDTPGGLLWDTVDLMMNDLQKLKPRSFAFVNKRALSAGAMIAVATDGIYMAPTSTAGAATPIYGNAQEMGEAERAKMNSATMGMARAVAKRKGHDPRVIEAMIDMSRELKVGDLELDTKESILTLDAQEAVLKLDNGKPVFAKGIVDTLEEIKKAEGLKGSLVTAEPTGFESIAIWVTKYAALLILIGVAGGYLEMQTPGFGIPGFVSIAAFSLFFFGHYVAGSLVGQETAAVAALFVIGIILLIMELAVFPGLLVPGILGFLLVMVALVYTMSAWEMPPLPGTTPGEGESGNGFDIQIYAIGLRNFALGILGAGVVILAVFRFLPQTGPFQKLVLASAIDGGDALPKRQIVQVGDVGQTCSALRPYGTVQFGEERLEAMVEGGYLLNGTAVKVREIQGPKIIVEPLA; encoded by the coding sequence ATGAAGTCGCCCCTGCTCCAGTGTCTGCTGCTTGGCCTCACTCTTCTGATCAGCCTCCAGAGCCCTGCTGTAGGAGCCGAAGCTGAGAGTTACAAGGGCAAGGTCGTCGTCATCCCCGTCGGTGAGGAAGACCTCATTGCGCGGGCTCGATTTGAATTCATGTCCCGCACGCTCGAACGTTGCAGCCAGGAAGGAGCCGAAGCGGTGATCTTCGATCTCGATACTCCTGGAGGGCTGCTATGGGACACGGTGGATCTCATGATGAACGATCTGCAAAAGCTCAAGCCACGCAGCTTTGCCTTCGTCAACAAACGTGCACTCTCCGCGGGGGCCATGATCGCCGTCGCCACCGATGGCATCTACATGGCCCCAACCAGCACCGCCGGTGCGGCAACCCCGATCTATGGAAACGCTCAGGAAATGGGCGAAGCCGAGCGAGCCAAGATGAACTCCGCCACCATGGGCATGGCCCGCGCTGTCGCCAAACGGAAAGGCCATGATCCGCGTGTCATCGAAGCCATGATTGACATGAGTCGCGAACTGAAGGTGGGGGACTTGGAATTGGATACCAAGGAGTCCATCCTCACCCTGGATGCCCAAGAAGCCGTTCTGAAGCTGGATAATGGCAAGCCCGTCTTCGCCAAGGGCATCGTGGATACTCTGGAGGAAATCAAAAAAGCCGAAGGATTGAAAGGATCACTCGTCACAGCGGAGCCGACAGGTTTTGAATCCATCGCCATCTGGGTCACCAAGTATGCAGCCCTCCTCATTCTCATTGGTGTGGCCGGTGGTTACCTGGAGATGCAGACCCCTGGTTTTGGTATCCCCGGTTTTGTATCCATCGCCGCCTTCAGTCTCTTCTTTTTCGGTCACTATGTCGCAGGTAGTTTGGTCGGCCAAGAGACGGCCGCTGTCGCGGCTCTCTTTGTCATCGGCATCATCCTGCTAATCATGGAACTCGCTGTCTTTCCAGGGCTGCTGGTGCCCGGCATCCTGGGTTTTCTCCTTGTCATGGTGGCCCTGGTTTACACCATGTCCGCGTGGGAGATGCCCCCCCTACCTGGAACCACTCCTGGAGAAGGTGAAAGCGGGAACGGATTTGACATCCAGATCTATGCCATCGGTTTGCGTAACTTCGCGTTAGGCATTTTAGGAGCGGGAGTGGTCATCCTCGCAGTATTCCGGTTCCTTCCTCAAACAGGGCCATTTCAAAAACTCGTGCTGGCATCCGCCATTGATGGAGGTGACGCGCTCCCCAAACGTCAAATCGTGCAGGTGGGAGATGTGGGCCAGACTTGCAGTGCTCTGCGCCCCTATGGCACCGTGCAGTTCGGTGAAGAACGCCTGGAAGCCATGGTTGAAGGCGGCTACCTCCTGAACGGAACTGCAGTGAAAGTGCGTGAAATCCAAGGGCCCAAGATCATCGTTGAGCCCTTGGCGTAA